The window TATATAAGTAACTACCATTGAATATCCGATTGCTGCAAAGGCGCCAATGGCCTGAACCACAAATTGATGAGGGTTTCCAAAAAATAGACCGTTTGCCCCGTCTGGATTCCAAAATGTAGATGCAAAAAGTCCTGTTGCTAGAGCACCCCAAAGGCCTCCAATTCCATGCACGCCTACTACATCTAGGGCATCGTCATAACCCAATTTGACCTTTAAAAGGACAGCCATATAACATACGATTCCAGCAACACCACCGATAATGACTGCAGGAATTGGTCCAACAAAACCCGCAGCTGGTGTGATGGCCACAAGCCCAGCAACTGCACCTGAGGCAGCGCCAAGGGTAGTGGGTTTTTTCTGGAAGATCCATTCTGCAAAGGTCCAGGAAAGAAGTGCGGCTCCAGTTGCAATCTGTGTAGTAAAGAATGCAAGTGCTGCGGTTTTTCCAGCAGAAAGGGCGCTTCCAGCATTAAAGCCAAACCATCCAAACCATAGGATTCCAGCCCCCAGTATGGTCATTGGAAGGTTATGTGGATGAAATGCCTCTTTTCCATAGCCTCTTCTTTTACCGAGAAACATTGCTGTGACCAGTGCAGCAGCCCCTGAGTTGATGTGGATAACAGTACCTCCAGCGAAATCAAGAGCACCCATATTGCCAAGCCATCCACCGCCCCAGACCCAATGACAAACTGGGAAGTAAACGAAGGTTGCCCACAGCGTAGTAAAAATCATAAATGCCGAGAACTTCATTCTTTCTGCAAATGCACCTGTAATTAGGGCAGGTGTAATAATGGCAAACATGAGTTGAAATGCACAAAATATCAGTCCAGGGATGGTATCAGCATAAGGGCTAGGTTCAAGTCCAACTCCCTTAAGCCACAAATGATCCAGCCCACCAATAAAGCCCCCTATATCTGGACCAAAAGAAAGAGAATATCCAAATATTACCCATAAGATAGAGATAAGCCCAAGACAAACGAAGCTCTGCATAATGGTACTTAGGACGTTTTTTGATCGTACTAATCCACCGTAAAATAGCGCGAGTCCAGGGGTCATTAACATAACAAGGGCAGTTGCGATCATCATAAAGGCTGTATCTGCACTGTTCATAAGGTATTGATTCCTCCTTTTTTAAATTAAACATTTGAATATCGGAATTTGAAAAGAGAAAAATGAGTTTTTCTCAAATTTTTTTTGTACAATTCCGATATTCAAATGTTTTTTGTGGTTATGAAGTATACGCCGTTTCACTGTGTTCGCTAAGATCGAGACCTTCGGTCTCTGCCTCAGAAGATACTCTGAATCCCATGGCAACATCTATTGCCTTCATAATGATCCAGGTGACAACGAGTGTGTAAACACCAACTGCAACTATCCCATAAAGCTGAGTAAAGAGGAACTGAGGATTTCCAAAAAATAGCCCGTTAACTCCACCGGGATTAATGGCTTTTGAAGCAAAAAGTCCTAGACAAATGGTCCCTGTCAGTCCTCCAACTCCGTGAATACCCACGACATCAAGGCTATCATCATAGCCAAATTTATCTTTTAGTATTACAGCAATGTAGCAGATGATACCGGCAGTTAGGCCAATTATTATGGCTGAAACTGGCCCAACAAATCCTGCTGCAGGGGTTATTGTGGCAAGCCCTGCTATGGCCCCAGATGCTGCTCCAAGGGTGGTTGGTTTGCCCCTATGGATCCATTCGATTCCAAGCCATGTAGCCATGGCTACAAGTCCTGCTATATGGGTTGCCACTGCTGCTGATGCAGCTATTTCATTTGCAGCTAGGGCGCTTCCTCCATTGAAACCGAACCATCCAAACCATAGGAGCCCTGTGCCAAGCAGGGTCATGGGAAGGTTGTGAGGTGCAAAGCTCTGTTTTCCATAACCCTTTCTCTTCCCAGTGATCAAGGCTCCAACCAGTGCTGCAACACCACAGGTGAGGTGAACAACAAGGCCTCCAGCAAAATCAAGAACGCCCTTTTCCTTCAGCCAACCACCTGTGCCCCAGATCCAGTGGCATACTGGATTATATACAAAAATTGCCCATAGAAGGCTAAATACAATAAATGGAGCAAACCTAACGCGTTCTGCAAATGCCCCTGTTATGAGCGCAGGGGTAATGATTGCAAACATACATTGGTATAGCATGAATGCAGTTTGAGGAATTGTTGGAGCATAGTCTGGGTTTGGTGCCATACCAACTCCTTTTAGACCCAGCCATGAAAGGTCTCCTACAAAGCCATGGACGTCAGGGCCAAAAGACATAGAATAACCAATAATTACCCATTCAATCCCAACAATAGACGCCATAATAAGGCTTTGGAGTATAGTGCCTAATACATTTTTGCTTCTCACCATTCCTGCATAAAAGAGACCCAATGCCGGGGTCATCAAAAACACAAGGGCTGCACAGATAAGGATAAAAGCAGTGTCACCTGGATTTATTTGGCTCATTTTACGTAACCTCCCGAATTTTTTGTTTTTGATGCTACAAAATTGTAGCATGAAATATATCTCACGAGAGGTACGCAATTTTTTTGCCAAAAAAATCGATCTATTAACTAATTTATTGTTTTTATTTAAAAATTTTTCAAAGAGCAGTTTACAATTTTGTCCTTTTTGTTTCAAAAATGTAATAAAATGCTTTTTAATTTACAAAAATGTATCTTTGGGCGCCTGAGGCGCCCAAAGAATTAAGTTGGAGGTCCCTAGATTAAAAAGAGAGATTTACTGTTATGCCACCATAAACAAAATTGTCCTTTCCTCCGTGATTTGCATTGCCTGCTTGCATATCATCTGCAGCATCCTGACAGAGGGGAAAAGACCAGTAAAGTTCTGGGGAAACCGATATATATTCTGCTACAGGAATATTTAATGATATAGAAGCAAGGCCATCATGGAAATTACTGTACTCATCACTAGGATCATTTGGGTCTGCGTAGACGCCACTGTCATTTGAGATGAGATAGCTTCCCTGCAATCCCATATCCAGGCTGGCATTTCTCCATGGCAATGCAATGGAATGAGAAATGCCAAGGGTAATATATGTGCTGGGGGCATGGGCAAATTCCCTGTAAATAGTAAGTGTTGGGTTTAAGAATGTATTTAATCCTGCGGTTACGTACACCTCATGGCTGTCGTCACTGCCGGGAAGTGCATACCAAATCCAGCCTGCACCAACAGAAACACCATTAATTTCAGTGTCATATGATAGGGTAAAGTCTGTTTCATTTAGATTCTCGAGGCTTGTGTCATAGGGGTTAGTGTCTATGTTTTGCCATATACTTGCTCCAAAGCCCTCGTAGCTCAATCCAAAATAGGGTTGGACCACTAGACTGTCTTTTGAAAGTTCATAGCCTCTCCATATGTATTGGCTTGTTAGGGTAAGAGAGGCATCTACACTGGGTTTTGCCTCATCAGCCCTTACAAATCGTGGTGTAAAGACAGTTGCACAGATCATCATGCATAAGACCAGTATATTAATTTTTTTACAGTTTTTCATGATTTATCCTCCTTAATTAAGTTTTTTTATATTCTTTTTAATATTCTCCCTATCTCTCCACATATATTTACATATATATCACCTCCTTTCTATTCATTAAATTATTGTTTAGCATATTTATGCTATATAGCTGTTTCTCCCATTTCGCCACTTCTTATTCTTAAGGCATTTTCCACTGGATAGATAAAAATCTTTCCATCCCCTATTTCACCAGTCCGTGCAGTCTGCCTAATGGCAACCACTATCTTTTCTACCTCTTCGTCTTTACAGACAATTTCTAGTTTTGCCTTTGGAAGAAGATCTACCTTAAATTCTCTTCCTCTAAACTGTTCAACAATTCCACTTTGCCTGCCATGGCCTTCAACAGGCGTTATAGTAACGCCTGGAATTCCAATCTCTTCAAGAGCATTCCTTACCTCATCTAGCTTTTCGGTTCTAATAATCGCCCTTATCTCTTTCATTTCATTGCCTCCGTTTTTATGACCTTATTGTGTAAAATTCAGGATATGCAGGTGTTCCGTGTTCAATAATATCGAGACCCTGTATTTCCTCTTTGGGAGAGACCCTGATTCCTATTGTGGCATCCAGGACCTTGAATACAATGTAGCCAGTCACAAAGGCCCATAGGATCAGAGCGCCTGCTCCAATAAGCTGTGCAATAAGCTGGTCTGCACCGCCTCCAAAGAAGAGACCCTTTACGAAAGGTGGTTCTGTTGAGTAGTTTCCATATGTACCGTCTGCAAAAAGGCCCACTGCTATGAGGCCCCAGATTCCGCACACTCCATGTACGCTAACTGCACCAACAGGGTCATCAACGCCTCTATTTTCCAGGAACAGTACGCTTAAGACCACGAGTACACCTGCTATTGCCCCAATTATCACTGCACTTGTAGAATTTACCCAGGCACATGGGGCTGTTATTGCCACTAAACCAGCAAGTGCTCCGTTAAGGGCCATTGCCACATCGAACTTCCCTGTTCTGGCGAGCACCACAAGAAGAGCTGCTAGAGAGGCTGCTGATGCTGCAAGGGTGGTGTTTACAGCTATTATGGAAATCCTTAAGTGATGGGCGCTAAAGGTGCTTCCGGGATTGAAGCCAAACCACCCAAACCAAAGGATGAAGGTTCCAAGGGCTGCAAGGGTCAGGTTGTGGCCTGGAATCACTCTGGGTTTTCCATTTTTGTCATACTTTCCAAAGCGTGGGCCAAGGACTATTGCACCTGCAAGGCCTACAATGCCGCCAACTGCATGTACTACTCCTGAACCGGCAAAATCAGCGAATCCTATTCCGTATGGAAGATTACTTAGCCAACCGCCACCCCATGCCCAATGTCCAAATACAGGATAGATAATAAGGCATATTGCAGCAGAATATCCGAGATATGCCTGAAATTTTAGCCTTTCAGCTACTGCGCCAGAAACGATTGTGGCGGCTGTGGCAGCAAATACCATCTGCCAGAAAAATGTAAGGTAATTGTTTACGTCGTAGCCATCTCCAGAAAGAAAAAATCCTGATGTACCTATGAGACCAAATTTGTCAGCACCCAGCATTATTCCGTATCCAAGTGCCCAATACGAAAGAGACCCAACAACGAAGTCCATGAGATTCTTTGCCAACAAATTGGTTACGTTTTTACTCCTGCAAAAGCCCGATTCAACACAGGCGAAACCTGCCTGCATAAACATGACTAAAAAACCGCAGATAAGTACCCATACAAAGTCTACGGCGAGTCCAGGGTCTCCTTTTAGAGTTTCAACCCCTAATGGATCTCCAGCATTGGAGATAGAGACCATGGCCACAGAAAGGAACAACAATAAAAAGGTTGCGATTCGTAGGGGGCTTTTAAAAATCATATTCGTCCTCCTTTTGGTGTTTTTGTTTTGGCTATTAAATTTGCAGATTTAATGCCAAAAATAAAAAGCTTGTTAAATCAATTGGTTATAATTTTCGAAAAAGGATTTGTTAAAATAGATTTAATATGCACTACATTTTTGTAATAAATTTTATGTGGCGGTTTACATTTTTGTTTAATTTTTTCGTATCTCTGGCAAAATGGGTCTGTGGTGAAAGCTCGTTGGGGGGTAAAGTTTTTCTTTAGGACATTTGCTTGGCACTTTTTATTGGGCACTCAACAAAAAAGGGGAGGTATCGGAGTCTTTAAATCATCCCTTTTGCATCTTTGGGGCTTCTGGATGCTTACTACAATTTGTATTAGTATGTATGTGATGAATTAAGTTTTTAAAATAAGCCAAAGATATTTAGTACGTTTATTCGAGTGGTTGAACCGATGTTTCAAAAAAGATTAACAAGGGCCTTTCATATGAATTTATTGGTCCAGCTAGGTTGATTTCGAAATCTATTTGCCCTTTAGGGTTGAAAGGGTATATTCATGCTTAAAGATTAAGTTTCCATGCTCAATGAAGTGATTTACTGATTGTAAGGAGGGTAGTAGGGACACCTACTTCATTTATGAAAGTCTTACTTGTATATCCGTATTTCTTGACTGAAAGAGGAAAAGATTATGACGTCAGACCCCTGCCAATAGGTTTGCATTACATTGGTGCCTATTTAATTGAGGCGGGCCATGAGGTGGAAATCCTCAATCTCCATGGACTTGGGGGGAACCTAGATGAACTTCGTTCTATTTTTGAAGAAAGAGAATTTGACTGCCTTGGAGTATCGCTTTTCAATGGAAATAGGTTTGGTGCCCTTGATTGCGCAAAGATAGCCAAAGAAATAAACCCCAATACTAAGGTCATATTTGGTGGGGTTGGTGCAACATTTTTGTGGGATTTCTTTTTAAGGCATTTTGATTTCGTTGACTTTATCGTAAGAGGAGAAGGGGAAGAGACATTTAAGGAGCTTTTGGAGGCTGTTGAAAAGGGAGGAGATCCAGAGAGTTTTCTCCGTATTAAGGGCTTGGCCCTACGGGATATTAAGGGCAGGCCAGTTAAGACACAAGAGCGTCCATTTATTAAAGACCTTGATGCGCTTCCAGACCCATCCAAGTACTTTAAATTTCAGCACGTAATATCGTCTCGTGGTTGTCCATGGAATTGTACATTTTGTGGATCACCCCGATTTTGGAAAAGGAGAGTTAGGTTCCATTCTCCAAAGTATTTTGTAGATCAGCTTGAACGATTAAACAAAAAGGGAGTTAATTTCTTTTATGTTTCAGATGACACCTTCACCTTAAACAAGGACCGAGTCATTGATATTTGTCAGGAAATTGTGAAAAGAAGACTCAATATATCCTGGTACGCAATTTCTAGGGTAAACTGTGTGGATGAAGATATTGTTTACTGGATGAAAAGAGCCGGATGTATTCAAATTAGTTACGGAGTAGAGAGTGGATCAAAGGCGATCAGAGATTTCTTTAATAAACAGATATCAGATGATGACATAAAGAAGGCCTTTCATATTACAAGACGTTTTGGGATATTACCGAGGGCTTATTTCATTTATGGCGCTCCAGGAGATGGGAAGAAGTCAATTCAGGAGTCTATAGATCTGATTCGAGACATAAAACCCCTTTCAATGGTATCCTATATACTAGATTTGTATCCAGGCACTAAACTTTATGACAATTTTGTAAAAAAGAACAGGGTTACAGATGACATTTGGTTAGAGCCAATAGAAGACATCATGTATTTTGAGACCGATCCAAAGATGAACTCAGACGAAGTCCTTCAGATGGGCCGTCGCCTGAAAAAGGCATTTTATTCAATGCTACCAAATTTCATAGAAGAGCTTGAATTTGAAGAAAAAGACGAACTAAAAGAGCATTATGCGGCATTTTGTGCTAGACTTGGTTTTACTTTTACCCATGGTGACTACGCTCAAAACGAGCTGATTCCCAACAAAGAAAGGGCAGCTGAGATGCTTTTTAAAAAGGCCCTGAAATGGTGGCCCAATCACGATGCCTTTTTAGGCCTTGGAATGCTATATCAAAAGAGAAGGGAATTTGATAATTCCATAGAAATTTTAAGACAAGGTCTTAAACTCTATGATGATAGTGAAGAATTGAATATTTGCCTTGGAATAAATTTGATGAATTTGGGTCAATTTAAAGATGCAATGGCCATTTTTAAAAGGTTTCCATCATCTCCACGGGCAAAAAGGTTTTACGAGATTTGTGCCTCTAAATGAAAAATTATTGGTTTTTCTTCATTATATTTTTCTTGATATTTACTCCATTTAAATGTTATGCCCTTCAAGAACATGGAGCTATTGAAGGCCTTTTGGCACATCAAGGGGCACACATACTCTTTTTTTGGGCAATGTGCGACTTTTCGTACCGCTTGATAAAAACAGATTTTTTTCAACCTAAGATTAGAAAATACTTTCTTATTGGTTCTATCTTGTTGTGCATTTGGAATATTTGGGCCTTTGTGGGGCACATATTAGCAATAAAATACAAGGTAGGGCCTCTTATTCATGAGGAAGGCATTATTTGGGGTGGTAAATGGAAAATTAATGGATTTATAGACCTCTTATATTATACGCTAAAGATGGACCACTTAGTCCTCGTTCCTTCAATAATCTTTTTCTTTTTGGCCTCACGTAGTGTTTTGAAAAAAAATACTAGGGATCAATCCTGATGGTATTGCCTCACGTTCCCATAATGTTTGTCGATATTTTGGGATCCTTTTTGGTGATAATTTTTTCAATTTTCATGGTGAGAAATTTTGCGAAGAATTTTAAGAGATCACCCTCGAATGCCATGGCAGTATATCTCTTTTGGTTCGCCGCATCACTCTTTATTTTTGCCCTGTCCCGTTCCATGGGACATATTTTAAAACATATCCTTTTTTTTACTGGGAGAACCCATGTATGGACTGTTATTTCTTCCTATAGCGGGGCTATTAATACGATTGCAATAGTATTTATGGCTGCAGTCACAATGTTTTTTAAACGTATGCTAGGTATTTTTAGGGCTATGGAACATGACCAGCGCAAGATAGCAGAGTCATCTAGAGAACTCCTAAGATTAAATGAACAGATGAATCAATTAGTTGGTGAAAGAACAAGGTCTGAGATGGTATTGCGTCTTGCCCATGAGATAAGAAATCCAATTACGATAATTGGGGGTCTTTTACGAAGGGCAGAGAAGGGGATATCGGATTACAATAAATTTAAGAAATCTTATATACCAAAGATATTGGAACAGGCTGGAAGGCTTGAAGAGATTGTAAGGCGTTTTGAAGAAGTCCTATCTAAACAGACCAGGAGCTTTGTGGTCTTAGATTTAAATGAGTTGGCCCTAAGGTGCGTTGATCAGACCAGGGAGATGGCTTCAAAGAAGGAAATTTCCCTCGATTTTGAAGGGGCTAAACAACCTTTATTCTTTAAAGGGAATAGAGAGATTTTGGAATTAAGCATAAGACATCTGATAGACAATGCCATTGAGGCATGTAAAAGGGGAGATAATATTAAAGTTACTGCATCTCCGTCTCTCGATGGCGTGGTGTTGGAGGTGTCTGATACAGGGCCAGGTATCCCGAAAGAAGTTTTGGATCACATTTTCGAACCCATTTTTGAAACGCATGAGGGGACGATAGGCCTTGGACTATCTTTTGTAAAGCAGGTGGTGGAAGAACACAATGGTGCTTTGAAAGTAGAGACTATTCCTGGAAAAGGTACTACTATAGTAATGGAATTTCCTACCTATCTCAAAGA is drawn from Dissulfuribacter thermophilus and contains these coding sequences:
- a CDS encoding ammonium transporter, coding for MNSADTAFMMIATALVMLMTPGLALFYGGLVRSKNVLSTIMQSFVCLGLISILWVIFGYSLSFGPDIGGFIGGLDHLWLKGVGLEPSPYADTIPGLIFCAFQLMFAIITPALITGAFAERMKFSAFMIFTTLWATFVYFPVCHWVWGGGWLGNMGALDFAGGTVIHINSGAAALVTAMFLGKRRGYGKEAFHPHNLPMTILGAGILWFGWFGFNAGSALSAGKTAALAFFTTQIATGAALLSWTFAEWIFQKKPTTLGAASGAVAGLVAITPAAGFVGPIPAVIIGGVAGIVCYMAVLLKVKLGYDDALDVVGVHGIGGLWGALATGLFASTFWNPDGANGLFFGNPHQFVVQAIGAFAAIGYSMVVTYIILKITDLVVGVRVDEEQEVQGLDLTQHSEMGYSL
- a CDS encoding ammonium transporter — translated: MSQINPGDTAFILICAALVFLMTPALGLFYAGMVRSKNVLGTILQSLIMASIVGIEWVIIGYSMSFGPDVHGFVGDLSWLGLKGVGMAPNPDYAPTIPQTAFMLYQCMFAIITPALITGAFAERVRFAPFIVFSLLWAIFVYNPVCHWIWGTGGWLKEKGVLDFAGGLVVHLTCGVAALVGALITGKRKGYGKQSFAPHNLPMTLLGTGLLWFGWFGFNGGSALAANEIAASAAVATHIAGLVAMATWLGIEWIHRGKPTTLGAASGAIAGLATITPAAGFVGPVSAIIIGLTAGIICYIAVILKDKFGYDDSLDVVGIHGVGGLTGTICLGLFASKAINPGGVNGLFFGNPQFLFTQLYGIVAVGVYTLVVTWIIMKAIDVAMGFRVSSEAETEGLDLSEHSETAYTS
- a CDS encoding TorF family putative porin — protein: MKNCKKINILVLCMMICATVFTPRFVRADEAKPSVDASLTLTSQYIWRGYELSKDSLVVQPYFGLSYEGFGASIWQNIDTNPYDTSLENLNETDFTLSYDTEINGVSVGAGWIWYALPGSDDSHEVYVTAGLNTFLNPTLTIYREFAHAPSTYITLGISHSIALPWRNASLDMGLQGSYLISNDSGVYADPNDPSDEYSNFHDGLASISLNIPVAEYISVSPELYWSFPLCQDAADDMQAGNANHGGKDNFVYGGITVNLSF
- a CDS encoding P-II family nitrogen regulator, which translates into the protein MKEIRAIIRTEKLDEVRNALEEIGIPGVTITPVEGHGRQSGIVEQFRGREFKVDLLPKAKLEIVCKDEEVEKIVVAIRQTARTGEIGDGKIFIYPVENALRIRSGEMGETAI
- a CDS encoding ammonium transporter gives rise to the protein MIFKSPLRIATFLLLFLSVAMVSISNAGDPLGVETLKGDPGLAVDFVWVLICGFLVMFMQAGFACVESGFCRSKNVTNLLAKNLMDFVVGSLSYWALGYGIMLGADKFGLIGTSGFFLSGDGYDVNNYLTFFWQMVFAATAATIVSGAVAERLKFQAYLGYSAAICLIIYPVFGHWAWGGGWLSNLPYGIGFADFAGSGVVHAVGGIVGLAGAIVLGPRFGKYDKNGKPRVIPGHNLTLAALGTFILWFGWFGFNPGSTFSAHHLRISIIAVNTTLAASAASLAALLVVLARTGKFDVAMALNGALAGLVAITAPCAWVNSTSAVIIGAIAGVLVVLSVLFLENRGVDDPVGAVSVHGVCGIWGLIAVGLFADGTYGNYSTEPPFVKGLFFGGGADQLIAQLIGAGALILWAFVTGYIVFKVLDATIGIRVSPKEEIQGLDIIEHGTPAYPEFYTIRS
- a CDS encoding B12-binding domain-containing radical SAM protein encodes the protein MKVLLVYPYFLTERGKDYDVRPLPIGLHYIGAYLIEAGHEVEILNLHGLGGNLDELRSIFEEREFDCLGVSLFNGNRFGALDCAKIAKEINPNTKVIFGGVGATFLWDFFLRHFDFVDFIVRGEGEETFKELLEAVEKGGDPESFLRIKGLALRDIKGRPVKTQERPFIKDLDALPDPSKYFKFQHVISSRGCPWNCTFCGSPRFWKRRVRFHSPKYFVDQLERLNKKGVNFFYVSDDTFTLNKDRVIDICQEIVKRRLNISWYAISRVNCVDEDIVYWMKRAGCIQISYGVESGSKAIRDFFNKQISDDDIKKAFHITRRFGILPRAYFIYGAPGDGKKSIQESIDLIRDIKPLSMVSYILDLYPGTKLYDNFVKKNRVTDDIWLEPIEDIMYFETDPKMNSDEVLQMGRRLKKAFYSMLPNFIEELEFEEKDELKEHYAAFCARLGFTFTHGDYAQNELIPNKERAAEMLFKKALKWWPNHDAFLGLGMLYQKRREFDNSIEILRQGLKLYDDSEELNICLGINLMNLGQFKDAMAIFKRFPSSPRAKRFYEICASK
- a CDS encoding sensor histidine kinase — encoded protein: MAVYLFWFAASLFIFALSRSMGHILKHILFFTGRTHVWTVISSYSGAINTIAIVFMAAVTMFFKRMLGIFRAMEHDQRKIAESSRELLRLNEQMNQLVGERTRSEMVLRLAHEIRNPITIIGGLLRRAEKGISDYNKFKKSYIPKILEQAGRLEEIVRRFEEVLSKQTRSFVVLDLNELALRCVDQTREMASKKEISLDFEGAKQPLFFKGNREILELSIRHLIDNAIEACKRGDNIKVTASPSLDGVVLEVSDTGPGIPKEVLDHIFEPIFETHEGTIGLGLSFVKQVVEEHNGALKVETIPGKGTTIVMEFPTYLKEEPMNGKDL